A single region of the Solwaraspora sp. WMMD406 genome encodes:
- a CDS encoding lipopolysaccharide biosynthesis protein, translating into MTTAVETAAGTAAPDAVAALTRSGQRRPSVLLRSAAALMTSTVASAALGFVFWVVAARWFPPETVGRASAAVSAMTLLAGLAQLNLVNLYARFLPGAGRHTRRLVLTGYAASAAMSLLLSGAFLALGRGTGIVGPTSAQRLFFVAAVLGTAIFFITDGVLTALRRAGGVPAKNVVASTAKVALLPLLAGTAAGDGMLIAWSAPMLLTMLGVNWWILGRLIPARTRTAPAVAAPARRELLGFASAEYVNGLLTNAVAFLPPVLVAGVLGSTASAYFYIPWVIGVAASTLLWNVVTSFVVTASSDASAARAHVDRAIALVAAVVLPGALVLGTAAEPLLRLLGGDYATEGAATLRLIGLSLPFTGMVLLYCAFAMMEKRMWPVVTVQSVGIVAFLALSWYGLPRVGIIAPAAALVMTQAAVGLTLLPGLIRRYRATGNAANAPDWAARTALSGTVTAGAVTTETVTTDTGSAG; encoded by the coding sequence ATGACCACCGCCGTCGAGACCGCCGCCGGCACCGCCGCGCCGGACGCGGTGGCTGCGCTCACGCGGTCTGGACAGCGGCGACCGTCGGTCCTGCTGCGCAGCGCCGCCGCGCTGATGACGTCGACCGTGGCCAGCGCGGCGCTCGGCTTCGTGTTCTGGGTGGTCGCCGCACGATGGTTCCCCCCGGAGACCGTGGGCCGGGCCTCGGCGGCGGTGTCGGCGATGACCCTGCTGGCCGGACTCGCCCAGCTCAACCTGGTCAACCTGTACGCCCGGTTCCTGCCCGGCGCGGGTCGGCACACCCGGCGGCTGGTGCTCACCGGCTACGCCGCGTCGGCCGCGATGTCGCTGCTGCTCAGCGGCGCCTTCCTCGCGTTGGGTAGGGGTACGGGCATCGTCGGCCCGACGTCGGCGCAGCGACTGTTCTTCGTCGCCGCCGTCCTCGGCACGGCGATCTTCTTCATCACCGACGGCGTGCTGACGGCGCTGCGCCGGGCGGGCGGCGTACCGGCCAAGAACGTGGTCGCGTCGACCGCCAAGGTGGCGCTGCTGCCGCTGCTCGCCGGCACGGCCGCCGGCGACGGCATGCTCATCGCCTGGTCCGCGCCGATGCTGCTGACCATGCTCGGCGTCAACTGGTGGATTCTGGGTCGGCTCATTCCGGCGCGGACCCGTACGGCGCCCGCCGTGGCCGCCCCGGCCCGGCGCGAGCTGCTCGGCTTCGCCTCCGCCGAGTACGTCAACGGGCTGCTCACCAATGCGGTGGCGTTCCTGCCTCCGGTGCTGGTGGCCGGCGTGCTGGGGTCCACCGCCAGCGCCTACTTCTACATCCCGTGGGTGATCGGGGTGGCCGCCAGCACGCTGCTGTGGAACGTGGTCACCTCCTTCGTGGTGACCGCGTCCAGCGACGCGAGCGCCGCCCGCGCCCACGTCGACCGGGCGATCGCCCTGGTCGCGGCGGTGGTGCTGCCGGGCGCGCTGGTGCTCGGTACGGCGGCTGAGCCGCTGCTGCGGTTGCTCGGCGGTGACTACGCCACCGAGGGGGCCGCGACGCTGCGACTGATCGGGCTGTCCCTGCCCTTCACCGGGATGGTGCTGCTCTACTGCGCCTTCGCGATGATGGAGAAGCGGATGTGGCCGGTGGTGACGGTGCAGTCCGTGGGGATCGTCGCGTTCCTGGCGTTGAGCTGGTACGGGCTGCCCCGGGTCGGAATCATCGCGCCGGCTGCGGCGCTGGTTATGACACAGGCCGCGGTAGGGCTGACCCTGCTGCCGGGACTGATCCGGCGGTACCGGGCGACTGGAAATGCCGCGAACGCCCCTGACTGGGCCGCGCGTACCGCCCTGTCCGGGACCGTCACCGCCGGGGCTGTCACGACCGAGACCGTTACCACCGACACCGGGAGTGCCGGATGA
- a CDS encoding glycoside hydrolase family 16 protein produces the protein MPGRAGLAAVTVALAAGVLAIGVAVPILRHGTGPADPSVPPGDGGTGAPPGGPAPNGPPPGGPPPNGPPPTTTAPTGATHPSGIALPRGDLPGWRQIFVDDFTGAELSDDWFAYSGQPDGDPGGWFDPGHVAVGGGMLTISGWREAERDNIYVTGGVSNRRALTLTYGRYDIRFRMDQGTGIAYALLLWPGDNVYPPEIDIAEDNGKGRDRMYGVLHPVTGDPIERSVPGDFTRWHTAGLEWTPDKLVYTLDGEPWATLTGDQVPDEPMALALQSQAWYCGHTWEACPDETTPDVVDLQVDWVAVYAPA, from the coding sequence TTGCCCGGTCGGGCCGGGCTGGCGGCGGTGACGGTCGCCCTGGCGGCGGGGGTACTGGCCATCGGCGTGGCCGTACCGATCCTGCGGCACGGTACGGGACCAGCCGACCCGTCGGTCCCACCCGGTGACGGTGGCACCGGCGCGCCGCCCGGTGGTCCGGCGCCCAACGGCCCGCCGCCCGGTGGTCCACCGCCCAACGGCCCGCCGCCGACGACCACCGCGCCAACGGGCGCGACGCATCCGTCCGGGATCGCGCTGCCGCGAGGTGACCTGCCGGGCTGGCGGCAAATCTTCGTCGACGACTTCACCGGGGCAGAACTGAGCGACGACTGGTTCGCCTACTCCGGTCAACCCGACGGCGACCCGGGCGGCTGGTTCGACCCCGGTCACGTCGCGGTCGGCGGCGGAATGCTGACCATCAGCGGCTGGCGGGAAGCCGAGCGGGACAACATCTACGTCACCGGTGGCGTCTCCAACCGGCGGGCGCTGACCCTGACCTACGGGCGCTACGACATCCGCTTCCGGATGGACCAGGGCACCGGGATCGCGTACGCCCTGCTGCTCTGGCCGGGCGACAACGTCTACCCGCCGGAGATCGACATCGCCGAGGACAACGGCAAGGGCCGGGACCGGATGTACGGCGTACTGCACCCGGTCACCGGCGACCCGATCGAGCGCAGTGTTCCCGGTGACTTCACCCGTTGGCACACCGCCGGCCTGGAGTGGACTCCGGACAAGCTGGTCTACACCCTCGACGGCGAGCCGTGGGCGACGCTCACCGGCGACCAGGTGCCGGACGAGCCGATGGCGCTGGCCCTGCAGTCCCAGGCCTGGTACTGCGGCCACACCTGGGAGGCCTGCCCGGACGAGACCACCCCGGACGTGGTCGACCTGCAGGTCGACTGGGTCGCCGTCTACGCCCCGGCGTAG
- a CDS encoding polysaccharide deacetylase family protein — protein sequence MTAPVAPAGPALPVLMYHSISTVEAGPLRPLAVPAVRFAEHLAVLSDAGYRMVGLSQALDLLDAAIAEHGSPIPPLVALTFDDGYADFLTRALPLLDAAGAAATLYPSVGHLGQPASWLRQWATAFGPLLDWSQLTEVAASGRVEIGSHGLLHHPLDVLPPPTAATEITIARDRLEQHLGTAIRSFCYPHGYHDWRVRAAVRRAGHDNACEVGRRRYRPSDRRLAVPRLLPTGDHDPDALLDLVRTGGPRMIPQAKRLAQPAWRLTRRMVRRAGRQLS from the coding sequence GTGACGGCGCCGGTCGCGCCGGCGGGCCCAGCCCTACCGGTGCTGATGTACCACTCGATCTCCACGGTCGAAGCGGGACCGCTGCGTCCGTTGGCGGTGCCGGCGGTGCGCTTCGCGGAGCACCTCGCCGTCCTGTCCGACGCCGGATACCGGATGGTGGGCCTCAGCCAGGCGCTGGACCTGCTCGACGCGGCCATCGCCGAGCACGGGAGCCCGATACCACCGCTGGTCGCGCTCACCTTCGACGACGGGTACGCCGATTTCCTCACCCGTGCCCTCCCACTCCTCGACGCCGCCGGAGCGGCCGCGACGCTCTACCCGTCGGTCGGCCATCTCGGCCAACCGGCGAGCTGGCTCCGGCAGTGGGCCACGGCGTTCGGTCCGCTGCTGGACTGGTCGCAACTGACCGAGGTCGCCGCGTCCGGCCGGGTGGAGATCGGCTCGCACGGGCTGCTGCACCATCCGCTCGACGTACTGCCACCGCCGACCGCCGCCACCGAGATCACGATCGCGCGGGACCGTCTCGAACAACACCTGGGCACCGCGATCCGCTCGTTCTGCTATCCACACGGCTACCACGACTGGCGGGTCCGGGCAGCGGTCCGCCGGGCCGGCCACGACAACGCCTGCGAAGTGGGCCGGCGTCGCTACCGGCCGAGTGATCGTCGGCTGGCCGTACCTCGGCTGTTGCCCACCGGCGACCACGACCCCGACGCTCTGCTCGACCTGGTCCGCACCGGGGGTCCGCGGATGATTCCGCAGGCCAAGCGGCTGGCTCAGCCGGCGTGGCGGCTGACCCGACGAATGGTCCGGCGAGCCGGTCGTCAGCTGTCGTGA
- a CDS encoding endo-1,4-beta-xylanase, translating to MAENLRRFEALGLETAVTEADVRMELPVDTIKLQAQARGYNTLPQG from the coding sequence GTGGCGGAGAACCTGCGTCGGTTCGAGGCGCTCGGGCTGGAGACGGCGGTCACCGAAGCGGACGTCCGGATGGAACTGCCGGTCGACACCATCAAGCTGCAGGCTCAGGCCCGGGGCTACAACACCCTGCCGCAGGGCTGA
- a CDS encoding cold shock domain-containing protein: MGVGRVVRFDEGRGYGFIAPDDGGDDVFVHAGELTQRGIRVATGTRVSFKVIDGGRGPKAYDVEILEDRDVVGPVTGEGSRTVSASGDGSDDELCEIFSEPEYLQRVTELLLTDAPYLTGAQIVELRGHLLRFSRKCGWVD, encoded by the coding sequence ATGGGTGTCGGCAGGGTGGTTCGGTTCGATGAGGGTCGAGGGTACGGGTTCATCGCGCCAGACGATGGCGGCGACGACGTGTTCGTGCACGCCGGTGAGTTGACCCAGCGGGGCATCCGGGTAGCCACCGGCACCCGGGTTTCGTTCAAGGTGATCGACGGCGGTCGTGGTCCGAAGGCGTACGACGTGGAGATCCTGGAGGATCGGGATGTGGTCGGGCCGGTGACCGGCGAGGGCAGCCGTACCGTCAGCGCCTCCGGTGACGGGTCGGACGACGAGCTGTGTGAGATCTTTTCCGAGCCGGAGTACCTGCAGCGCGTCACCGAGCTCCTGCTGACGGACGCCCCGTACCTGACCGGTGCGCAGATCGTCGAGTTGCGCGGCCACTTGCTGCGCTTTTCCCGTAAGTGCGGCTGGGTGGACTGA